The Pangasianodon hypophthalmus isolate fPanHyp1 chromosome 2, fPanHyp1.pri, whole genome shotgun sequence genome window below encodes:
- the lrrfip1b gene encoding leucine-rich repeat flightless-interacting protein 1 isoform X16, with amino-acid sequence MGTQGTGRKRIPNREKMSAEDDALSQIAREAEARLAAKRAARAEAREIRLKELERQQKEIYQTQREDSERYSRHSRKHTSISDDEERMSVGSRGSLRVEERSDFLEKGSRTASTLSAATLASLGGGFSRRGSCDTSISVDTEASMREIKDSLVEAEEKYRKAMVSNAQLDNEKSNLMYQVDTLRDTLMELEELLYETRRECEEKTKECDRERHAHSVLQFQFDDMKETLKQNEELLKDAQQLSSKQESYVREISDLQETLEWKEKKIGALERQKEYSDIIRDERDALRDEVYRLRDALKKHGISLGSEVTANGETGSNMTNGPERVESGQDTPAMSADSILERSPEDQVPEMDSTSCMEEKSRMITHAEVKRAEDMDSSSRASCSIVQIQEDGKDPETNEFKKRQSVCVGNLPDVTVQESVVAQNEGIFRVGKHVNRQNEQVEEPWIEENTRDTEVPERPLTRDVNEARAPSPFIKTNDQLTPTTSHTNQADEETLEKMELPGTTKSYEDPRKPIPSMDVEMTSTRRGDVSSSSEQESETELELESGNVQSCLFTIPVEEKGIASFLDSCQEASALDFEVIRLNETDEAGVEHQEETSPAGDDTKHNRMRLRNKRGQDCSVS; translated from the exons ATTTATCAAACTCAAAGG GAGGACAGCGAGCGGTACTCACGCCATTCACGGAAACACACGTCG ATCTCAGATGACGAGGAGCGGATGTCTGTCGGAAGTCGGGGCAGTTTGAGG GTGGAGGAGAGGTCAGACTTCCTGGAAAAG GGATCAAGAACGGCATCTACTCTCTCTGCTGCTACTTTGGCTTCACTAGGTGGGGGCTTTTCTCGGAGAGGCAGCTGTGACACCTCCATATCGGTTGACACGGAGGCCTCCATGCGGGAGATAAAG GACTCTCTGGTTGAGGCTGAGGAGAAGTATCGGAAGGCTATGGTGTCCAACGCTCAGCTGGATAATGAGAAGTCCAATCTGATGTACCAGGTGGACACACTGCGAGACACACTGATGGAGCTGGAAGAGCTGCTTTATGAGACACGCAGGGAGTGTGAAGAGAAAACAAAG GAGTGTGATCGAGAGCGGCATGCTCACAGTGTCCTGCAGTTCCAGTTCGATGACATGAAGGAGACGTTAAAACAGAACGAGGAATTACTAAAG GATGCACAACAGTTGAGCTCAAAGCAAGAGAGCTATGTTAGAGAAATCTCTGATCTACAGGAAACTCTGGAatggaaggagaaaaaaatcgGG GCCttagagagacagaaggaatATTCGGACATAATCCGAGATGAACGTGATGCATTGAGGGATGAGGTTTACCGGCTCAGGGATGCTCTAAAG AAACATGGCATATCTCTTGGATCTGAGGTGACAGCCAATGGCGAGACAGGAAGCAACATGACTAATGGGCCTGAACGTGTAGAATCAGGTCAGGACACACCAGCTATGAGTGCTGACAGCATTTTAG AGAGATCTCCAGAGGATCAAGTGCCTGAAATGGACAGCACATCGTGCATGGAAGAAAAATCGAGAATGATAACTCATGCAGAAGTAAAAAGAGCTGAAGATATGGATTCTAGTTCAAGAGCATCATGCAGCATTGTACAGATTCAAGAGGACGGCAAAGATCCTgaaacaaatgaatttaaaaagagGCAGTCAGTTTGTGTTGGAAATTTACCAGATGTAACAGTTCAAGAAAGTGTGGTAGCTCAAAATGAAGGCATCTTCAGAGTGGGAAAACATGTGAACAGACAAAACGAGCAGGTGGAAGAACCTTGGATAGAGGAGAACACAAGAGACACTGAAGTCCCAGAAAGACCTTTGACTCGTGATGTAAATGAAGCACGTGCACCATCTCcatttattaaaactaatgatcAACTCACTCCTACAACTAGTCATACAAACCAAGCAGATGAAGAAACattggagaaaatggagctACCTGGAACCACCAAAAGCTATGAAGATCCCAGAAAACCCATTCCCAGCATGGATGTAGAGATGACCAGCACCAGAAGAGGAGATGTTTCTTCAAGCAGTGAGCAGGAGTCTGAAACAGAGCTGGAACTTGAATCAGGGAATGTTCAAAGTTGCTTGTTTACCATCCCTGTGGAGGAGAAAGGCATTGCTTCATTTTTAGACAGTTGCCAAGAAGCTTCGGCACTGGACTTTGAAGTCATAAGGCTAAATGAAACAGATGAGGCCGGAGTTGAGCATCAGGAAGAGACGAGCCCTGCTGGAgatgacacaaaacacaacaggatGAGGCTTAGGAACAAGAGAGGACAGGATTGTAGTGTGTCctaa
- the lrrfip1b gene encoding leucine-rich repeat flightless-interacting protein 2 isoform X18, with amino-acid sequence MAEARLAAKRAARAEAREIRLKELERQQKEISDDEERMSVGSRGSLRGTYSDLCGSTGSLPSSRLHNGRPTDYGGFLGSGSRASSRASSARASPVVEERSDFLEKGSRTASTLSAATLASLGGGFSRRGSCDTSISVDTEASMREIKDSLVEAEEKYRKAMVSNAQLDNEKSNLMYQVDTLRDTLMELEELLYETRRECEEKTKECDRERHAHSVLQFQFDDMKETLKQNEELLKDAQQLSSKQESYVREISDLQETLEWKEKKIGALERQKEYSDIIRDERDALRDEVYRLRDALKKHGISLGSEVTANGETGSNMTNGPERVESGQDTPAMSADSILERSPEDQVPEMDSTSCMEEKSRMITHAEVKRAEDMDSSSRASCSIVQIQEDGKDPETNEFKKRQSVCVGNLPDVTVQESVVAQNEGIFRVGKHVNRQNEQVEEPWIEENTRDTEVPERPLTRDVNEARAPSPFIKTNDQLTPTTSHTNQADEETLEKMELPGTTKSYEDPRKPIPSMDVEMTSTRRGDVSSSSEQESETELELESGNVQSCLFTIPVEEKGIASFLDSCQEASALDFEVIRLNETDEAGVEHQEETSPAGDDTKHNRMRLRNKRGQDCSVS; translated from the exons ATCTCAGATGACGAGGAGCGGATGTCTGTCGGAAGTCGGGGCAGTTTGAGG GGGACTTACTCTGACCTCTGTGGCAGCACCGGCAGCCTGCCTTCATCCAGACTCCACAATGGCCGG CCTACGGACTATGGGGGGTTTTTGGGCTCCGGTTCCAGAGCCTCGTCACGGGCCAGTTCAGCTCGCGCCAGCCCAGTG GTGGAGGAGAGGTCAGACTTCCTGGAAAAG GGATCAAGAACGGCATCTACTCTCTCTGCTGCTACTTTGGCTTCACTAGGTGGGGGCTTTTCTCGGAGAGGCAGCTGTGACACCTCCATATCGGTTGACACGGAGGCCTCCATGCGGGAGATAAAG GACTCTCTGGTTGAGGCTGAGGAGAAGTATCGGAAGGCTATGGTGTCCAACGCTCAGCTGGATAATGAGAAGTCCAATCTGATGTACCAGGTGGACACACTGCGAGACACACTGATGGAGCTGGAAGAGCTGCTTTATGAGACACGCAGGGAGTGTGAAGAGAAAACAAAG GAGTGTGATCGAGAGCGGCATGCTCACAGTGTCCTGCAGTTCCAGTTCGATGACATGAAGGAGACGTTAAAACAGAACGAGGAATTACTAAAG GATGCACAACAGTTGAGCTCAAAGCAAGAGAGCTATGTTAGAGAAATCTCTGATCTACAGGAAACTCTGGAatggaaggagaaaaaaatcgGG GCCttagagagacagaaggaatATTCGGACATAATCCGAGATGAACGTGATGCATTGAGGGATGAGGTTTACCGGCTCAGGGATGCTCTAAAG AAACATGGCATATCTCTTGGATCTGAGGTGACAGCCAATGGCGAGACAGGAAGCAACATGACTAATGGGCCTGAACGTGTAGAATCAGGTCAGGACACACCAGCTATGAGTGCTGACAGCATTTTAG AGAGATCTCCAGAGGATCAAGTGCCTGAAATGGACAGCACATCGTGCATGGAAGAAAAATCGAGAATGATAACTCATGCAGAAGTAAAAAGAGCTGAAGATATGGATTCTAGTTCAAGAGCATCATGCAGCATTGTACAGATTCAAGAGGACGGCAAAGATCCTgaaacaaatgaatttaaaaagagGCAGTCAGTTTGTGTTGGAAATTTACCAGATGTAACAGTTCAAGAAAGTGTGGTAGCTCAAAATGAAGGCATCTTCAGAGTGGGAAAACATGTGAACAGACAAAACGAGCAGGTGGAAGAACCTTGGATAGAGGAGAACACAAGAGACACTGAAGTCCCAGAAAGACCTTTGACTCGTGATGTAAATGAAGCACGTGCACCATCTCcatttattaaaactaatgatcAACTCACTCCTACAACTAGTCATACAAACCAAGCAGATGAAGAAACattggagaaaatggagctACCTGGAACCACCAAAAGCTATGAAGATCCCAGAAAACCCATTCCCAGCATGGATGTAGAGATGACCAGCACCAGAAGAGGAGATGTTTCTTCAAGCAGTGAGCAGGAGTCTGAAACAGAGCTGGAACTTGAATCAGGGAATGTTCAAAGTTGCTTGTTTACCATCCCTGTGGAGGAGAAAGGCATTGCTTCATTTTTAGACAGTTGCCAAGAAGCTTCGGCACTGGACTTTGAAGTCATAAGGCTAAATGAAACAGATGAGGCCGGAGTTGAGCATCAGGAAGAGACGAGCCCTGCTGGAgatgacacaaaacacaacaggatGAGGCTTAGGAACAAGAGAGGACAGGATTGTAGTGTGTCctaa
- the lrrfip1b gene encoding leucine-rich repeat flightless-interacting protein 1 isoform X12 — translation MGTQGTGRKRIPNREKMSAEDDALSQIAREAEARLAAKRAARAEAREIRLKELERQQKEISDDEERMSVGSRGSLRPTDYGGFLGSGSRASSRASSARASPVVEERSDFLEKGSRTASTLSAATLASLGGGFSRRGSCDTSISVDTEASMREIKDSLVEAEEKYRKAMVSNAQLDNEKSNLMYQVDTLRDTLMELEELLYETRRECEEKTKECDRERHAHSVLQFQFDDMKETLKQNEELLKDAQQLSSKQESYVREISDLQETLEWKEKKIGALERQKEYSDIIRDERDALRDEVYRLRDALKKHGISLGSEVTANGETGSNMTNGPERVESGQDTPAMSADSILERSPEDQVPEMDSTSCMEEKSRMITHAEVKRAEDMDSSSRASCSIVQIQEDGKDPETNEFKKRQSVCVGNLPDVTVQESVVAQNEGIFRVGKHVNRQNEQVEEPWIEENTRDTEVPERPLTRDVNEARAPSPFIKTNDQLTPTTSHTNQADEETLEKMELPGTTKSYEDPRKPIPSMDVEMTSTRRGDVSSSSEQESETELELESGNVQSCLFTIPVEEKGIASFLDSCQEASALDFEVIRLNETDEAGVEHQEETSPAGDDTKHNRMRLRNKRGQDCSVS, via the exons ATCTCAGATGACGAGGAGCGGATGTCTGTCGGAAGTCGGGGCAGTTTGAGG CCTACGGACTATGGGGGGTTTTTGGGCTCCGGTTCCAGAGCCTCGTCACGGGCCAGTTCAGCTCGCGCCAGCCCAGTG GTGGAGGAGAGGTCAGACTTCCTGGAAAAG GGATCAAGAACGGCATCTACTCTCTCTGCTGCTACTTTGGCTTCACTAGGTGGGGGCTTTTCTCGGAGAGGCAGCTGTGACACCTCCATATCGGTTGACACGGAGGCCTCCATGCGGGAGATAAAG GACTCTCTGGTTGAGGCTGAGGAGAAGTATCGGAAGGCTATGGTGTCCAACGCTCAGCTGGATAATGAGAAGTCCAATCTGATGTACCAGGTGGACACACTGCGAGACACACTGATGGAGCTGGAAGAGCTGCTTTATGAGACACGCAGGGAGTGTGAAGAGAAAACAAAG GAGTGTGATCGAGAGCGGCATGCTCACAGTGTCCTGCAGTTCCAGTTCGATGACATGAAGGAGACGTTAAAACAGAACGAGGAATTACTAAAG GATGCACAACAGTTGAGCTCAAAGCAAGAGAGCTATGTTAGAGAAATCTCTGATCTACAGGAAACTCTGGAatggaaggagaaaaaaatcgGG GCCttagagagacagaaggaatATTCGGACATAATCCGAGATGAACGTGATGCATTGAGGGATGAGGTTTACCGGCTCAGGGATGCTCTAAAG AAACATGGCATATCTCTTGGATCTGAGGTGACAGCCAATGGCGAGACAGGAAGCAACATGACTAATGGGCCTGAACGTGTAGAATCAGGTCAGGACACACCAGCTATGAGTGCTGACAGCATTTTAG AGAGATCTCCAGAGGATCAAGTGCCTGAAATGGACAGCACATCGTGCATGGAAGAAAAATCGAGAATGATAACTCATGCAGAAGTAAAAAGAGCTGAAGATATGGATTCTAGTTCAAGAGCATCATGCAGCATTGTACAGATTCAAGAGGACGGCAAAGATCCTgaaacaaatgaatttaaaaagagGCAGTCAGTTTGTGTTGGAAATTTACCAGATGTAACAGTTCAAGAAAGTGTGGTAGCTCAAAATGAAGGCATCTTCAGAGTGGGAAAACATGTGAACAGACAAAACGAGCAGGTGGAAGAACCTTGGATAGAGGAGAACACAAGAGACACTGAAGTCCCAGAAAGACCTTTGACTCGTGATGTAAATGAAGCACGTGCACCATCTCcatttattaaaactaatgatcAACTCACTCCTACAACTAGTCATACAAACCAAGCAGATGAAGAAACattggagaaaatggagctACCTGGAACCACCAAAAGCTATGAAGATCCCAGAAAACCCATTCCCAGCATGGATGTAGAGATGACCAGCACCAGAAGAGGAGATGTTTCTTCAAGCAGTGAGCAGGAGTCTGAAACAGAGCTGGAACTTGAATCAGGGAATGTTCAAAGTTGCTTGTTTACCATCCCTGTGGAGGAGAAAGGCATTGCTTCATTTTTAGACAGTTGCCAAGAAGCTTCGGCACTGGACTTTGAAGTCATAAGGCTAAATGAAACAGATGAGGCCGGAGTTGAGCATCAGGAAGAGACGAGCCCTGCTGGAgatgacacaaaacacaacaggatGAGGCTTAGGAACAAGAGAGGACAGGATTGTAGTGTGTCctaa
- the lrrfip1b gene encoding leucine-rich repeat flightless-interacting protein 2 isoform X21 → MGTQGTGRKRIPNREKMSAEDDALSQIAREAEARLAAKRAARAEAREIRLKELERQQKEISDDEERMSVGSRGSLRVEERSDFLEKGSRTASTLSAATLASLGGGFSRRGSCDTSISVDTEASMREIKDSLVEAEEKYRKAMVSNAQLDNEKSNLMYQVDTLRDTLMELEELLYETRRECEEKTKECDRERHAHSVLQFQFDDMKETLKQNEELLKDAQQLSSKQESYVREISDLQETLEWKEKKIGALERQKEYSDIIRDERDALRDEVYRLRDALKKHGISLGSEVTANGETGSNMTNGPERVESGQDTPAMSADSILERSPEDQVPEMDSTSCMEEKSRMITHAEVKRAEDMDSSSRASCSIVQIQEDGKDPETNEFKKRQSVCVGNLPDVTVQESVVAQNEGIFRVGKHVNRQNEQVEEPWIEENTRDTEVPERPLTRDVNEARAPSPFIKTNDQLTPTTSHTNQADEETLEKMELPGTTKSYEDPRKPIPSMDVEMTSTRRGDVSSSSEQESETELELESGNVQSCLFTIPVEEKGIASFLDSCQEASALDFEVIRLNETDEAGVEHQEETSPAGDDTKHNRMRLRNKRGQDCSVS, encoded by the exons ATCTCAGATGACGAGGAGCGGATGTCTGTCGGAAGTCGGGGCAGTTTGAGG GTGGAGGAGAGGTCAGACTTCCTGGAAAAG GGATCAAGAACGGCATCTACTCTCTCTGCTGCTACTTTGGCTTCACTAGGTGGGGGCTTTTCTCGGAGAGGCAGCTGTGACACCTCCATATCGGTTGACACGGAGGCCTCCATGCGGGAGATAAAG GACTCTCTGGTTGAGGCTGAGGAGAAGTATCGGAAGGCTATGGTGTCCAACGCTCAGCTGGATAATGAGAAGTCCAATCTGATGTACCAGGTGGACACACTGCGAGACACACTGATGGAGCTGGAAGAGCTGCTTTATGAGACACGCAGGGAGTGTGAAGAGAAAACAAAG GAGTGTGATCGAGAGCGGCATGCTCACAGTGTCCTGCAGTTCCAGTTCGATGACATGAAGGAGACGTTAAAACAGAACGAGGAATTACTAAAG GATGCACAACAGTTGAGCTCAAAGCAAGAGAGCTATGTTAGAGAAATCTCTGATCTACAGGAAACTCTGGAatggaaggagaaaaaaatcgGG GCCttagagagacagaaggaatATTCGGACATAATCCGAGATGAACGTGATGCATTGAGGGATGAGGTTTACCGGCTCAGGGATGCTCTAAAG AAACATGGCATATCTCTTGGATCTGAGGTGACAGCCAATGGCGAGACAGGAAGCAACATGACTAATGGGCCTGAACGTGTAGAATCAGGTCAGGACACACCAGCTATGAGTGCTGACAGCATTTTAG AGAGATCTCCAGAGGATCAAGTGCCTGAAATGGACAGCACATCGTGCATGGAAGAAAAATCGAGAATGATAACTCATGCAGAAGTAAAAAGAGCTGAAGATATGGATTCTAGTTCAAGAGCATCATGCAGCATTGTACAGATTCAAGAGGACGGCAAAGATCCTgaaacaaatgaatttaaaaagagGCAGTCAGTTTGTGTTGGAAATTTACCAGATGTAACAGTTCAAGAAAGTGTGGTAGCTCAAAATGAAGGCATCTTCAGAGTGGGAAAACATGTGAACAGACAAAACGAGCAGGTGGAAGAACCTTGGATAGAGGAGAACACAAGAGACACTGAAGTCCCAGAAAGACCTTTGACTCGTGATGTAAATGAAGCACGTGCACCATCTCcatttattaaaactaatgatcAACTCACTCCTACAACTAGTCATACAAACCAAGCAGATGAAGAAACattggagaaaatggagctACCTGGAACCACCAAAAGCTATGAAGATCCCAGAAAACCCATTCCCAGCATGGATGTAGAGATGACCAGCACCAGAAGAGGAGATGTTTCTTCAAGCAGTGAGCAGGAGTCTGAAACAGAGCTGGAACTTGAATCAGGGAATGTTCAAAGTTGCTTGTTTACCATCCCTGTGGAGGAGAAAGGCATTGCTTCATTTTTAGACAGTTGCCAAGAAGCTTCGGCACTGGACTTTGAAGTCATAAGGCTAAATGAAACAGATGAGGCCGGAGTTGAGCATCAGGAAGAGACGAGCCCTGCTGGAgatgacacaaaacacaacaggatGAGGCTTAGGAACAAGAGAGGACAGGATTGTAGTGTGTCctaa
- the lrrfip1b gene encoding leucine-rich repeat flightless-interacting protein 2 isoform X15 has translation MGTQGTGRKRIPNREKMSAEDDALSQIAREAEARLAAKRAARAEAREIRLKELERQQKEISDDEERMSVGSRGSLRGTYSDLCGSTGSLPSSRLHNGRVEERSDFLEKGSRTASTLSAATLASLGGGFSRRGSCDTSISVDTEASMREIKDSLVEAEEKYRKAMVSNAQLDNEKSNLMYQVDTLRDTLMELEELLYETRRECEEKTKECDRERHAHSVLQFQFDDMKETLKQNEELLKDAQQLSSKQESYVREISDLQETLEWKEKKIGALERQKEYSDIIRDERDALRDEVYRLRDALKKHGISLGSEVTANGETGSNMTNGPERVESGQDTPAMSADSILERSPEDQVPEMDSTSCMEEKSRMITHAEVKRAEDMDSSSRASCSIVQIQEDGKDPETNEFKKRQSVCVGNLPDVTVQESVVAQNEGIFRVGKHVNRQNEQVEEPWIEENTRDTEVPERPLTRDVNEARAPSPFIKTNDQLTPTTSHTNQADEETLEKMELPGTTKSYEDPRKPIPSMDVEMTSTRRGDVSSSSEQESETELELESGNVQSCLFTIPVEEKGIASFLDSCQEASALDFEVIRLNETDEAGVEHQEETSPAGDDTKHNRMRLRNKRGQDCSVS, from the exons ATCTCAGATGACGAGGAGCGGATGTCTGTCGGAAGTCGGGGCAGTTTGAGG GGGACTTACTCTGACCTCTGTGGCAGCACCGGCAGCCTGCCTTCATCCAGACTCCACAATGGCCGG GTGGAGGAGAGGTCAGACTTCCTGGAAAAG GGATCAAGAACGGCATCTACTCTCTCTGCTGCTACTTTGGCTTCACTAGGTGGGGGCTTTTCTCGGAGAGGCAGCTGTGACACCTCCATATCGGTTGACACGGAGGCCTCCATGCGGGAGATAAAG GACTCTCTGGTTGAGGCTGAGGAGAAGTATCGGAAGGCTATGGTGTCCAACGCTCAGCTGGATAATGAGAAGTCCAATCTGATGTACCAGGTGGACACACTGCGAGACACACTGATGGAGCTGGAAGAGCTGCTTTATGAGACACGCAGGGAGTGTGAAGAGAAAACAAAG GAGTGTGATCGAGAGCGGCATGCTCACAGTGTCCTGCAGTTCCAGTTCGATGACATGAAGGAGACGTTAAAACAGAACGAGGAATTACTAAAG GATGCACAACAGTTGAGCTCAAAGCAAGAGAGCTATGTTAGAGAAATCTCTGATCTACAGGAAACTCTGGAatggaaggagaaaaaaatcgGG GCCttagagagacagaaggaatATTCGGACATAATCCGAGATGAACGTGATGCATTGAGGGATGAGGTTTACCGGCTCAGGGATGCTCTAAAG AAACATGGCATATCTCTTGGATCTGAGGTGACAGCCAATGGCGAGACAGGAAGCAACATGACTAATGGGCCTGAACGTGTAGAATCAGGTCAGGACACACCAGCTATGAGTGCTGACAGCATTTTAG AGAGATCTCCAGAGGATCAAGTGCCTGAAATGGACAGCACATCGTGCATGGAAGAAAAATCGAGAATGATAACTCATGCAGAAGTAAAAAGAGCTGAAGATATGGATTCTAGTTCAAGAGCATCATGCAGCATTGTACAGATTCAAGAGGACGGCAAAGATCCTgaaacaaatgaatttaaaaagagGCAGTCAGTTTGTGTTGGAAATTTACCAGATGTAACAGTTCAAGAAAGTGTGGTAGCTCAAAATGAAGGCATCTTCAGAGTGGGAAAACATGTGAACAGACAAAACGAGCAGGTGGAAGAACCTTGGATAGAGGAGAACACAAGAGACACTGAAGTCCCAGAAAGACCTTTGACTCGTGATGTAAATGAAGCACGTGCACCATCTCcatttattaaaactaatgatcAACTCACTCCTACAACTAGTCATACAAACCAAGCAGATGAAGAAACattggagaaaatggagctACCTGGAACCACCAAAAGCTATGAAGATCCCAGAAAACCCATTCCCAGCATGGATGTAGAGATGACCAGCACCAGAAGAGGAGATGTTTCTTCAAGCAGTGAGCAGGAGTCTGAAACAGAGCTGGAACTTGAATCAGGGAATGTTCAAAGTTGCTTGTTTACCATCCCTGTGGAGGAGAAAGGCATTGCTTCATTTTTAGACAGTTGCCAAGAAGCTTCGGCACTGGACTTTGAAGTCATAAGGCTAAATGAAACAGATGAGGCCGGAGTTGAGCATCAGGAAGAGACGAGCCCTGCTGGAgatgacacaaaacacaacaggatGAGGCTTAGGAACAAGAGAGGACAGGATTGTAGTGTGTCctaa
- the lrrfip1b gene encoding leucine-rich repeat flightless-interacting protein 2 isoform X8, producing MGTQGTGRKRIPNREKMSAEDDALSQIAREAEARLAAKRAARAEAREIRLKELERQQKEISDDEERMSVGSRGSLRGTYSDLCGSTGSLPSSRLHNGRPTDYGGFLGSGSRASSRASSARASPVVEERSDFLEKGSRTASTLSAATLASLGGGFSRRGSCDTSISVDTEASMREIKDSLVEAEEKYRKAMVSNAQLDNEKSNLMYQVDTLRDTLMELEELLYETRRECEEKTKECDRERHAHSVLQFQFDDMKETLKQNEELLKDAQQLSSKQESYVREISDLQETLEWKEKKIGALERQKEYSDIIRDERDALRDEVYRLRDALKKHGISLGSEVTANGETGSNMTNGPERVESGQDTPAMSADSILERSPEDQVPEMDSTSCMEEKSRMITHAEVKRAEDMDSSSRASCSIVQIQEDGKDPETNEFKKRQSVCVGNLPDVTVQESVVAQNEGIFRVGKHVNRQNEQVEEPWIEENTRDTEVPERPLTRDVNEARAPSPFIKTNDQLTPTTSHTNQADEETLEKMELPGTTKSYEDPRKPIPSMDVEMTSTRRGDVSSSSEQESETELELESGNVQSCLFTIPVEEKGIASFLDSCQEASALDFEVIRLNETDEAGVEHQEETSPAGDDTKHNRMRLRNKRGQDCSVS from the exons ATCTCAGATGACGAGGAGCGGATGTCTGTCGGAAGTCGGGGCAGTTTGAGG GGGACTTACTCTGACCTCTGTGGCAGCACCGGCAGCCTGCCTTCATCCAGACTCCACAATGGCCGG CCTACGGACTATGGGGGGTTTTTGGGCTCCGGTTCCAGAGCCTCGTCACGGGCCAGTTCAGCTCGCGCCAGCCCAGTG GTGGAGGAGAGGTCAGACTTCCTGGAAAAG GGATCAAGAACGGCATCTACTCTCTCTGCTGCTACTTTGGCTTCACTAGGTGGGGGCTTTTCTCGGAGAGGCAGCTGTGACACCTCCATATCGGTTGACACGGAGGCCTCCATGCGGGAGATAAAG GACTCTCTGGTTGAGGCTGAGGAGAAGTATCGGAAGGCTATGGTGTCCAACGCTCAGCTGGATAATGAGAAGTCCAATCTGATGTACCAGGTGGACACACTGCGAGACACACTGATGGAGCTGGAAGAGCTGCTTTATGAGACACGCAGGGAGTGTGAAGAGAAAACAAAG GAGTGTGATCGAGAGCGGCATGCTCACAGTGTCCTGCAGTTCCAGTTCGATGACATGAAGGAGACGTTAAAACAGAACGAGGAATTACTAAAG GATGCACAACAGTTGAGCTCAAAGCAAGAGAGCTATGTTAGAGAAATCTCTGATCTACAGGAAACTCTGGAatggaaggagaaaaaaatcgGG GCCttagagagacagaaggaatATTCGGACATAATCCGAGATGAACGTGATGCATTGAGGGATGAGGTTTACCGGCTCAGGGATGCTCTAAAG AAACATGGCATATCTCTTGGATCTGAGGTGACAGCCAATGGCGAGACAGGAAGCAACATGACTAATGGGCCTGAACGTGTAGAATCAGGTCAGGACACACCAGCTATGAGTGCTGACAGCATTTTAG AGAGATCTCCAGAGGATCAAGTGCCTGAAATGGACAGCACATCGTGCATGGAAGAAAAATCGAGAATGATAACTCATGCAGAAGTAAAAAGAGCTGAAGATATGGATTCTAGTTCAAGAGCATCATGCAGCATTGTACAGATTCAAGAGGACGGCAAAGATCCTgaaacaaatgaatttaaaaagagGCAGTCAGTTTGTGTTGGAAATTTACCAGATGTAACAGTTCAAGAAAGTGTGGTAGCTCAAAATGAAGGCATCTTCAGAGTGGGAAAACATGTGAACAGACAAAACGAGCAGGTGGAAGAACCTTGGATAGAGGAGAACACAAGAGACACTGAAGTCCCAGAAAGACCTTTGACTCGTGATGTAAATGAAGCACGTGCACCATCTCcatttattaaaactaatgatcAACTCACTCCTACAACTAGTCATACAAACCAAGCAGATGAAGAAACattggagaaaatggagctACCTGGAACCACCAAAAGCTATGAAGATCCCAGAAAACCCATTCCCAGCATGGATGTAGAGATGACCAGCACCAGAAGAGGAGATGTTTCTTCAAGCAGTGAGCAGGAGTCTGAAACAGAGCTGGAACTTGAATCAGGGAATGTTCAAAGTTGCTTGTTTACCATCCCTGTGGAGGAGAAAGGCATTGCTTCATTTTTAGACAGTTGCCAAGAAGCTTCGGCACTGGACTTTGAAGTCATAAGGCTAAATGAAACAGATGAGGCCGGAGTTGAGCATCAGGAAGAGACGAGCCCTGCTGGAgatgacacaaaacacaacaggatGAGGCTTAGGAACAAGAGAGGACAGGATTGTAGTGTGTCctaa